From a single Aestuariibius sp. HNIBRBA575 genomic region:
- a CDS encoding LysR family transcriptional regulator codes for MNWNTLSFDWNQARAFLAVAQEHSLSAAAKALGVTQPTITRQIAALEKDLEVVLFERSGRSVTLTPIGVNLLDHVRVMANGANLMSLAASGQSQTIDGLVCVTASDMTAAYVLPALLDQLKRIAPQLELEIVSDNRVSDLLMREADIAIRHIRPEQPDLVAKLVCEDPMRFYAVAKYIDVYGRPTLEDDHSKHQFVSFNDVEGMLGYLVPLGLKLTKQNFKYVSQSQIVEWEIARQGHGIAIMTDRIASKFPEFEPVLTEIAPFTVPNWLVAHRELHTSRRIRLVFDLISDLLSQ; via the coding sequence ATGAACTGGAACACACTCTCATTTGACTGGAACCAAGCCCGTGCTTTTCTGGCCGTCGCACAAGAGCATTCGCTCTCTGCCGCCGCAAAAGCGTTGGGTGTGACGCAACCGACCATCACCCGACAAATCGCTGCGCTGGAAAAAGACCTGGAAGTGGTCCTGTTTGAGCGATCCGGCCGGTCTGTGACGCTCACTCCGATTGGGGTTAACCTGCTCGATCATGTGCGCGTCATGGCGAATGGGGCAAATCTGATGTCGCTCGCCGCCTCGGGGCAATCGCAAACCATTGACGGGCTGGTATGCGTCACCGCGTCAGACATGACCGCCGCCTATGTTCTGCCGGCCCTGCTGGATCAGTTAAAACGGATCGCACCGCAGCTAGAGCTGGAAATTGTATCGGATAACCGTGTCAGTGATTTACTGATGCGCGAGGCGGACATAGCCATCCGCCATATTCGCCCCGAACAGCCTGATCTGGTTGCAAAACTCGTCTGCGAAGATCCAATGCGGTTCTATGCCGTTGCGAAATACATCGATGTTTACGGGCGTCCCACGCTAGAGGACGACCATTCAAAACACCAATTTGTCAGCTTTAATGACGTCGAAGGAATGCTGGGCTACTTGGTGCCGCTTGGGCTTAAATTGACCAAACAAAACTTCAAATATGTGTCGCAATCTCAGATCGTGGAATGGGAAATCGCACGCCAAGGACACGGCATTGCGATCATGACGGACCGGATTGCATCAAAATTCCCCGAATTTGAACCCGTATTGACCGAAATCGCCCCGTTTACGGTCCCTAACTGGCTGGTTGCCCATCGGGAATTACACACCAGCCGGCGCATCCGATTGGTTTTTGATCTGATTTCCGACCTTCTTTCCCAATAA
- a CDS encoding Lrp/AsnC family transcriptional regulator — protein MIRDLDKIDRRILEELESNGRLSIVELATRVNLTNTPCSERVKRLERDGFICGYQAILNQEKLGLGHVTIVQVSLAATGGDNSLDAFNLAVKNIPEVESCLMVTGSFDYLLTVRTRDILHFRNVLGDHINKLPGINQTNSFAVMETVVQRYG, from the coding sequence ATGATAAGGGATTTAGATAAGATTGATCGACGGATCCTGGAAGAGCTGGAATCAAACGGTCGGCTCTCTATTGTGGAGCTTGCAACCCGCGTTAACCTGACCAACACCCCCTGCTCTGAACGGGTGAAACGACTGGAACGCGATGGGTTTATTTGCGGCTATCAGGCCATTTTGAACCAAGAAAAGCTGGGACTGGGACATGTCACCATTGTGCAGGTGTCGCTGGCGGCCACGGGGGGGGACAATTCGCTAGATGCGTTTAACCTTGCCGTCAAAAACATCCCAGAGGTCGAAAGCTGTCTGATGGTCACCGGATCCTTTGACTATCTGCTGACCGTGCGCACACGCGACATTCTGCATTTCCGGAACGTGCTGGGGGATCACATCAACAAATTGCCCGGCATCAACCAAACCAACTCATTTGCGGTGATGGAAACCGTGGTGCAGCGCTACGGTTAA
- a CDS encoding universal stress protein — protein MTVKIVIGLDGTGTGERALSFAKDLASKIESCELLVVYVIEWSPFTFQTAEENAQRHKRREEEINLATSRIVEPAVNALKDAGFNASGLVRHGDVAETLNKITVENDGAQIIVGRASADGFAKRIFGSSTQNLVMHADVPVTVVG, from the coding sequence ATGACGGTTAAAATTGTCATTGGACTAGATGGGACAGGGACCGGTGAACGGGCGCTCAGTTTTGCCAAAGATTTGGCATCCAAGATTGAGAGCTGCGAGTTGCTGGTGGTGTATGTGATTGAATGGTCGCCATTCACGTTCCAAACCGCCGAGGAAAACGCGCAGCGTCATAAACGGCGCGAAGAGGAAATCAATCTGGCGACTTCGCGGATTGTGGAACCTGCTGTGAACGCGTTGAAGGATGCGGGCTTTAACGCCAGCGGTTTGGTGCGGCATGGGGATGTGGCAGAAACGCTGAACAAAATCACAGTAGAAAATGACGGAGCGCAAATCATCGTTGGGCGCGCCTCTGCGGATGGTTTTGCCAAGCGGATCTTTGGCAGTTCAACGCAGAACCTTGTGATGCATGCAGACGTGCCTGTCACGGTTGTGGGGTAA
- a CDS encoding alanine/glycine:cation symporter family protein, with the protein MKNLAKYTLAGVAATVAANAAQAQEAQEAMGIDDKVNEVFANLTGPFVGTIFAPFPGTDFPWIVMWLVIAATIFTLYFGFVQFRFFKHAIQLVKGDYSDPNDAGEVSHFQALATALSGTVGLGNIAGVAVAVGIGGPGATFWMILAGLLGMASKFTECTLGVKYRNEYADGTVSGGPMYYISKGFNELGLPGGKILAVVFSIFCILGALGGGNMFQANQAHAQISGIVGDYPGWITGIVFAAVVFAVIVGGIKSIANVTEKVVPFMGLLYVGAAAIILIVNYDQIGWAFGQIFAGAFTGLGVAGGMVGALIQGFKRAAFSNEAGVGSAAIAHSAVKTKEPITEGFVSLLEPLIDTVVICTMTALVIVISQQLITDPETGFYVMNEAGSAIATVDGNSGVSLTSAAFASGISWFPYVLAIAVVLFAFSTMISWSYYGLKAWTYLFGEGQTSELVFKVIFCIFIVIGAAASLGPVIDFSDAAIFAMAVVNIFCLYFLMKLVKEELSSYASRLQSGEIKKFDH; encoded by the coding sequence ATGAAAAATTTAGCAAAATATACGCTTGCCGGCGTGGCAGCGACCGTTGCCGCGAATGCAGCACAGGCCCAAGAAGCCCAAGAAGCCATGGGCATTGATGACAAAGTGAACGAAGTGTTCGCGAATTTGACCGGCCCGTTTGTCGGGACGATCTTTGCACCCTTTCCGGGCACGGATTTCCCGTGGATTGTGATGTGGTTGGTGATCGCCGCCACGATTTTCACATTGTATTTTGGGTTTGTTCAGTTTCGGTTTTTCAAACACGCCATTCAATTGGTCAAAGGGGATTATTCCGACCCCAATGATGCGGGCGAAGTCAGCCATTTCCAAGCCTTGGCAACGGCACTGTCCGGCACCGTGGGTCTGGGCAACATCGCCGGCGTTGCGGTGGCCGTGGGCATTGGTGGACCGGGGGCGACATTCTGGATGATCCTTGCTGGCCTGTTGGGCATGGCATCGAAATTCACCGAATGTACGCTGGGTGTGAAATACCGGAATGAATATGCAGACGGCACCGTGTCCGGTGGTCCGATGTATTATATTTCCAAGGGTTTCAACGAGTTGGGCCTGCCGGGTGGTAAAATCCTCGCTGTGGTGTTTTCGATCTTTTGTATCTTGGGTGCGCTAGGCGGCGGTAACATGTTCCAAGCCAACCAAGCCCATGCACAGATTTCCGGCATCGTTGGTGACTATCCGGGCTGGATCACAGGTATCGTTTTTGCGGCTGTGGTGTTTGCCGTGATCGTTGGTGGGATCAAATCCATCGCAAACGTGACCGAAAAAGTGGTTCCTTTCATGGGCTTGCTTTATGTGGGTGCGGCTGCGATCATCCTGATTGTAAACTATGACCAAATCGGTTGGGCTTTTGGCCAGATCTTTGCCGGGGCCTTTACCGGTCTGGGCGTTGCTGGCGGCATGGTTGGTGCGCTGATCCAAGGTTTCAAACGTGCAGCGTTTTCGAACGAAGCCGGCGTTGGTTCGGCGGCGATTGCGCATTCGGCGGTGAAAACCAAAGAACCGATCACCGAAGGGTTTGTGTCCTTGCTGGAACCCCTGATTGATACGGTTGTGATCTGTACCATGACCGCGTTGGTCATCGTGATTTCCCAACAATTGATCACAGATCCTGAAACGGGGTTCTATGTGATGAATGAAGCTGGCAGCGCGATTGCGACTGTGGATGGCAATTCGGGCGTGTCGTTGACATCGGCGGCCTTTGCATCCGGGATCAGCTGGTTCCCCTATGTTCTGGCAATCGCGGTTGTGTTGTTTGCCTTCTCAACCATGATTTCCTGGAGCTATTACGGATTGAAAGCTTGGACTTACCTGTTTGGCGAAGGCCAGACATCTGAGCTGGTGTTCAAAGTGATCTTTTGCATCTTTATCGTGATCGGTGCGGCGGCGTCGCTTGGTCCGGTTATCGACTTCTCTGATGCGGCGATCTTTGCTATGGCTGTGGTGAATATCTTCTGCCTCTATTTCTTGATGAAACTGGTCAAAGAAGAACTGTCTTCTTATGCGTCCCGTTTGCAATCAGGCGAAATCAAGAAGTTCGATCACTAA
- a CDS encoding ArsR/SmtB family transcription factor: MIDSKTNPQEREALAALMLSALGGESRLRIYRLLVRAGEGGLSVGVIQDQLGIAASTLSHHIAALKMAGLIVQRRDGRTIFNTANYENMNALLAYLTEECCADQQQETPNDNG; encoded by the coding sequence ATGATTGATTCCAAAACAAATCCCCAAGAACGCGAAGCGCTGGCTGCTTTGATGTTGTCTGCATTAGGTGGCGAAAGCCGTTTGCGTATTTACCGTTTGCTTGTGCGGGCAGGTGAGGGCGGGTTGTCCGTCGGTGTGATCCAAGACCAGCTCGGCATCGCCGCATCAACCTTGTCACATCATATTGCCGCGCTGAAAATGGCGGGTCTGATTGTGCAACGCCGCGACGGGCGCACGATATTTAACACGGCCAATTATGAAAACATGAACGCGCTTCTGGCCTATCTGACCGAAGAATGCTGCGCTGATCAGCAACAGGAGACACCCAATGACAATGGCTGA
- a CDS encoding permease, with translation MTMADMSAHSLSVAKNMDRVFLFILAVIVGLALVDITQVIPSLTFTKNAILNTAPYMALAIGAIGFLKATGAEKLVASAFQGNEARMILLASLVGGLSPFCSCEIIPFIAALLAIGTPLSAVMALWLTSPIMDPAIFLITSGELGWTFALAKTIFAVALGLSGGFISHFAVRAGYFGNVLLQKSEPASCGCGPQKPFQGKPVWDFWTDDARRATFWYEIRSNGWFLLKWLSLAYLFESLMIRYIPAETIAGIVGGTGLQPIFVSAFVGAPAYLNGYAAPALVSGLIEQGMSAGAAMTFMIAGGVTSIPAMTAVFALVKKPIFAAYIGLGMGGAIVSGLVFNAYMSLI, from the coding sequence ATGACAATGGCTGATATGAGCGCCCACAGTTTGAGCGTGGCAAAGAATATGGACCGCGTGTTTCTTTTCATTCTGGCCGTCATCGTTGGGCTGGCATTGGTGGATATCACCCAAGTGATCCCCAGTCTGACATTTACCAAAAACGCAATCCTAAATACTGCCCCCTATATGGCATTGGCGATTGGCGCGATCGGATTTCTAAAAGCAACGGGCGCGGAAAAACTGGTTGCCAGCGCGTTTCAGGGCAACGAAGCCCGGATGATCCTGTTGGCATCGTTGGTTGGGGGATTGTCGCCGTTTTGCAGCTGCGAAATCATTCCGTTTATCGCGGCCTTGCTGGCAATTGGCACGCCTTTATCTGCGGTGATGGCGCTGTGGCTGACTTCTCCGATTATGGATCCTGCGATATTTCTGATCACGTCAGGCGAACTGGGCTGGACCTTTGCTTTGGCCAAAACGATCTTTGCGGTGGCGTTGGGATTGTCTGGTGGTTTCATCAGCCATTTCGCCGTGCGTGCCGGATATTTTGGCAACGTTCTGTTACAAAAATCTGAGCCAGCCAGCTGTGGATGTGGGCCACAAAAACCATTCCAAGGCAAACCGGTCTGGGATTTTTGGACCGACGATGCCCGCAGAGCGACCTTTTGGTATGAAATACGTAGCAATGGTTGGTTTTTGTTAAAATGGTTGTCGCTGGCCTATCTGTTTGAAAGCTTGATGATCCGGTACATTCCCGCGGAAACTATTGCTGGCATTGTTGGCGGAACCGGCCTGCAACCCATCTTTGTTAGCGCGTTTGTCGGCGCGCCTGCCTATCTAAACGGTTACGCGGCCCCAGCTTTGGTTTCTGGTTTAATCGAACAAGGCATGAGCGCGGGCGCAGCGATGACATTCATGATCGCAGGCGGGGTGACGTCCATTCCGGCTATGACGGCGGTGTTTGCCTTGGTTAAAAAACCCATTTTTGCAGCCTATATCGGGCTGGGTATGGGCGGAGCAATCGTGTCGGGATTGGTGTTTAATGCCTATATGTCCCTGATTTGA